The Lycium barbarum isolate Lr01 chromosome 9, ASM1917538v2, whole genome shotgun sequence genome has a segment encoding these proteins:
- the LOC132611375 gene encoding uncharacterized protein LOC132611375, with protein sequence MARGRGRGSGGRVGKSSFRCDSTGRANMPTIPIPTTISPQQGGTSFIGGPDPINQVQTLSTPPVQASDMARGKGRGSEGRVGKSSLRGDSARHANMLTILIPTTVGPQQGGTSSIAGPDPINHVQTLGTPLVQASDHGSNPTIPELSPITPDLSRPIDEGTSNKSNTISEEESSNRRRQRTLTLVTLTPAGLEPSKECSNTIFASFKNQLDPNGINWKGVSEDTRDFYFGEFKV encoded by the exons ATGGCTCGAGGCAGAGGTCGAGGTAGCGGAGGTCGTGTAGGAAAGTCCTCATTTAGGTGTGATTCAACTGGTCGTGCAAACATGCCTACCATTCCCATTCCCACCACAATTAGTCCTCAACAAGGTGGTACGAGTTTCATTGGTGGGCCAGATCCTATAAACCAAGTTCAAACTTTAAGTACGCCACCGGTTCAAGCCTCAG ATATGGCTCGAGGAAAAGGTCGAGGTAGCGAAGGTCGTGTAGGAAAGTCCTCACTTAGGGGTGATTCTGCTCGTCATGCAAACATGCTTACCATTCTTATTCCCACCACTGTTGGTCCTCAACAAGGTGGTACGAGTTCCATAGCTGGACCAGATCCTATAAACCATGTTCAAACTTTAGGTACGCCACTGGTTCAAGCGTCAGATCACGGAAGTAACCCAACCATCCCTGAACTATCTCCCATTACACCTGATCTGAGCAGACCAATAGATGAGGGTACATCAAACAAGAGCAACACTATCAGTGAAGAAGAGTCCAGTAATCGTCGTAGGCAGCGGACACTTACACTTGTTACTCTTACTCCTGCAGG GTTGGAACCTTCTAAAGAATGCTCTAATACCATATTCGCATCTTTCAAAAATCAACTTGATCCCAATGGAATCAATTGGAAAGGTGTCTCAGAAGATACTAGAGATTTTTATTTTGGGGAATTCAAGGTATAA